In Prionailurus viverrinus isolate Anna chromosome D1, UM_Priviv_1.0, whole genome shotgun sequence, the DNA window acaaCATATCTGGCATTTGTATATGTGCAATACATGCTAGTTGTATTCTCTTCTCTTCACTGCTAAGCGATAGGTTGCAGGTGTTAAATACACAGCCACTTTTGTAGTTTAAATTCAATGAAATAGATGACAGGAAAGAAATACATAGCCTTCTTTTCAAAAACCTCACAAGCCAGTAGTATTAGTAAATATCATAATGTTTGGTCAGGAGACACTTCAAAATCATATGTGGATATCAAAGAGATTATTTCATAATTGCGTGCATCCTTTGCTTGACCTTGAAGGATGGGCAGGTTttgaaaagacacagaagagaaagaCACAAGGTGTATTCAGGAGTAAAGAACAGGAACAACATTCGAGAGGTGACCATGAATAATAAAGCCAATGATTCAGCAATATTGTGAGCTACTGTTTTATGTCATATGCATTCAAGGTATCTTGTTAGGTGCTGGAAGGAATGAGAATTTGCATAAGATACACTTATTATTCTCAATTCCTTCAAAAAGAACTCCTGTGTGGACGGTGCAAATATTACAAGAAGTTTAGAAATACTAGCGTGTTTCCTAGAATAgtgagaacaaaaacaaaccaaatataTTCACGTTCTATGTTTTAGGCTccctaaacatttattttccttaaatgttgttttaaattgtCATTTGTAAATTATAATCCTAACAAGTAATTAATCAAACCTAGGTTATTGTGTCTATTAGGAAAGATTAGCTTTTCTCTGGTAGTAGTAACATTTATTATAAGATGGCCTCATAGATAAAGGTGtctaattttcaaaaatcttatgacatcatatttatctttcttctgtCATTAATTTTGCTTGAACTACTTATGTATCGTTTGTTTGGTACTCTTTGTCATTGGTAAATCCCAAATTAGTCCAGAAAATTgttatgagaaaaaataatacctGTGTTTGTTGAAGGTAACATAAACACTGGATAATAACCTTATATTGGTTCATGAAATAATTTGGAATGGTTCTGTGATCTTAAACTTACAGTAATTAATTAAAGTCAACTTATTTCAGAAATAGAACTATATAATTATGACCCAAACTAtcttatatatttgcatatattcacatatatgaaACTGCCTTCTTTTACACATTGTCACTTGATTTGAACTTACCTGGAACGCTTGCAGAAAAGTAGCAGAAATGTTATATTGTTCTTGATTGGAGTcgatgatgaaaatgaaaactaaccTATGAAATTTAATAGATGCTTCTAAGTGTTTAGAGGGAAATATATGTCTTTAAATAACTGTATTAGAAGTGAAGAAAACTCTCAAAATTAGAATCTTAGCTTCCACAttaagaatcaaaaaaaaaaaaaaaaaaggggcgcctgggtggcgcagtcggttaagcgtccgacttcagccaggtcacgatctcgcggtccgtgagttcgagccccgcgtcaggctctgggctgatggctcagagcctggagcctgtttccgattctgtgtctccctctctctctgcccctcccccgttcatgctctgtctctctctgtcccaaaaataaataaacgttgaaaaaaaaaattaaaaaaaaaaaaagaatcaaaaaaaaaaaaagaaaagaaaaagaaaaaagaacaagagaggtTATAATAAAGACCAGATTATCAGTcaataaagtaggaaaataaaaagtagagatCATTGAGTTTGCACTGTGAAAAGATTACTACCATTGACAAAATTTTAGCTAGAATTactaggagaaaaggaaaccagaaaCAAATTAGTACAATTAGTAAGGATAGTAATCTTgcaaaaattgtatgccaacaattTAGTCAACTTAGACGATACAGACAgatttgaaaaagataaattttcccAAGCtgacaaagaagtagaaagtcTGAATAGACATGTGACAATAAATTCAAtctgtaatgaaaatattctcacaCTCCTTCCATCAATATCCAGACAATTACTGTTACTAAATATCTATGTAGTCAATAACACTGGTTGTTACACAGATGGCTTCACCAGTTACTTTTACCAAATAACTACATAAGCAATGGTACCAATTGTGAGTTACTTTATTTAGGAGACAGAGACCGTGATCCTTTTTCCAATTCATGCAGTTATatcagtattaccctgataccaaagccaaacaaagacaacacacagaggaaaacagaaaccaaaatccCTCATGGATACAAACCCAAGAATTCTCAACAAATCCTTGTATccaataataagataaaatagatgCACTAAAACATATCAAAGGCTTATGAACCACACCAAGGGAGATTTATCTCAGAAATGCgaagttggggggcgcctgggtggcgcagtcggttaagcgcccgacttcagccaggtcacgatctcgcggtctgtgagttcgagccccgcgtcgggctctgggctgatggctcagagcctggagcctgtttctgattctgtgtcttcctctctctctgcccctcccccgttcatgctctgtctctctctgtcccaaaaataaataaacgttgaaaaaaaaaaattagaaatgcgAAGTTGGTTTAACATATGCAAAACAATGTAATATATCACTTACATAGAATGATGGAGATGGGGAACTGGATGGAATGTCTCCTCAGCCTTGGGTGCCGTCTTGGGCACATCAATTTGatataatataatcatattatACGGTATTGAGAGAATAccaatttatttcctttaaattacattttaccACATATACCTTTACAAATTTATGTGCACAGCTAGTGATACACAGAGACGAATGGAAAACTGTGGCTTAGATTGATCTTTTAAAGTCAGAAGAACACATCTGGGAAAGATATCTGAGGGGTCCCATTTGATGACTTCCACTATTGCAcatgcattagaaaaaaaaatgcagtctcAGAAATCtctctggatttatttatttttttccatacatTCATATGGGTGGAAAACCAGATGGGCctcaatttcttttattgatcatttattttgaatgtgtCCAAGTTTCAACCGCCTGTAAGATAAGCATAAAAATTGCTCTCCTGGCTGGTTACTAGGAAGCTAAAGTAAGTGAATATTTGTATAATAGAATGGGTTCCAACACATAACAATTGTGAGTTATTATATGGTTTTCTGACCACtggagtcattattttttttgttatttaaaggaattctgggggcgcctgggtggcgcagtcagttaagcgtccgacttcagccaggtcactatctcgaggtccgtgagttcgagccccgcgtcgggctctgggctgatggctcggagcctggagcctgtttccaattctgtgtctccctctctctctgcccctcccccgttcaagctctgtctctctctgtcccaaaaataaataaaaaacgttgaaaaaaaattaaaaaaaaattaaaaaaaaaataaaggaattctgATGCAGCTGTAGTCCCTGTGCCCTACAGGAATCTAGGGGATGTTGTAATGTTATAAGAAAGGAAGAACTTCTAAGAGATATGCATGGCATGTCATTATGGCAATATGAGCTGTGTCTCACACATACGACACTTAATGTGACCTCTATCATGTAGCACCACAAATTCTGGGAGGAGGCATATGTGGTTTTAAACCATTGTTTCCCAATTtgggataatttaaaaaataaatttcctgatGATATTCCATAGAGATGAGCTATTGGTTGTGTTATATCATACATCACCttggtttaatttttatatattttgttataccATAGAGATTAGTAATTGTTTTGGAGCTTAATGGGCCCATTCCCCAGGAGCTTAAATTACAGTACAAGTAAGTGTCTGCCTGCTATATACATCTTATATCTTCAGCACCAGGGACAAAATGTAGGTCACTCAGGTTTGTTAGCAAGAACTAGGTTTTGGTTacttgaaaatagaaatgaatatattttgtctgtaaacaattattttaaagatatattgaACTCAACTCTCTTCTAATTAGAGAATGTTTTAACAGGACCCATATTTCTGTGCAGTTACTGTTTAGAGTGCTTTTGTGTTTTGGTATTCAGAAACAATTAATGGTGAATTTGGAACCGTTTTCTCTGTAACATAAAACATGGATGTGTGTAAAAGAATGCTAAATGAACAaatggtatctctctctctctctctctctctctctcatctcttacCACCCATTTTTCAGACCGATCTCTATCACAGCATCTAACATGTATGACCATTGAGAGCGTGAGGTTTGCATTTCTGTTCCTGCCAGATGGTTATCGAGAGTCAGGACTTATGAACTCTCTGTGTTTAGAAAAAGAGATGAATTCTTTTGGATTTGTTTGGGTTTGTTATGAAATGGTTTCTTATTATCAGCCTAGGAGATTATGAAGCAAAACATTTGCCAGGTCGAATATCCTCTTTGAGAAGTAGGCAAGTAGGTCAggtattttgctttgttttgtttttgttcttggcCAGGTAATGAAAAACAGTGACTTAAGGGAAGTGATATGTTTCCATGTCTTTAAGGTTCGCTCAAGAGACTGAGAAGATACCAAGATATGCTTCCATTCCAGAACCTCTTCACTCAATTTTCATTATGCATAAGTGGAGAAGTCATGATTCTAGTCCTCGTGCTGTCTAGAAGTGGGAGCAGAGAATAGAATCCCtcaatttttatttgccttttcctttaGGAAGGGCCTCAGTGGTAGATCTCCCTTATATAGAGCATACAATGTAATCATTTTTGCAACCAACTACTTAAACAATCTCTATCATGTGTATTCATATCTCTATAGGTGCATCTTCATTTGCGTCTATATGTATATGCTGAGTGTACTATTCAgtatcctttttatttaaaaaaaaaacacctcataaATGGGATTTTACATAGCATGATAATTTTCTGTCCTAGATATGACACCCCAAAGTTTAACACTTGCTCcacttctgaaaatatttttatggtaaaTATTATAAACAGTGATGCAATACAGTTTTGGACATGATTTTTCACAACTTTATCAATGTAACTAAATATCTTTTAATAGCTTATGAGGAATAAAATCTAACAAAAAAATATCAGATAGCTTTTATTGTTGTCAGGGTCAAGATTTGGATATATGCCCCTTCATTAATTTCCAGAAAAAGGTATTCAAGAGATCTATCTCTCTGAATCTTTATTAGCATAGatagttattattataattgaTTAAGCTAGTAAATCAATTAACCACATAGTTGATTTGATAGGCACAATTCTCACTTTCAGTGTATATTTTAAATCTCTTGTTTCATAATTCAGATTTTAACGAGTTTTTGTGAGCCACAAACATCAAAAATTCTATCACACTTTTCCATAATAGAATATGAGAAAACTTTGTTTCAAATTTATGTTCCTGATAGAGTCacgtaaaaataaaaaacaaaagagtgtTTGGAGAATCAGAGTAGGTGTTACTCTCCTGGACAGAGCTTATTAAGTTTCTTCAGAGAACACATGCTAGTGTCTGTATGGCTTTGAAATATATCATTGAATCTATCTTAAATTCCACCCAGAAACTGAACTTAATCATAGATAAACTGATAGATAAAGGTTGGAATCATTCAAGGTTTCTGCTGATGCCTAAGTCAACTTTGGTCAGTGGGATCCACTGAGACTTTTAAACTTTTGAATTACTTGACCACTGTGTTTCTGTTATATCTTATAGATACATTGTTTGATATCaatgttatatttttctgaaattaatgttagcctgttttttcctccctttttagaAGAAAGACaatatttatcatttgttttcctaAGTCCAACACCTGGCAGGAATGGGCACGGGAAACTGCTCCAGTGTGACCGAGTTCATTCTCCTCGGATTCACAGAAGCCCCTGAGTTGAGAGTCGCCCTCTTCTCTGTGTTCCTTCTCAGCTATGGAGTCACGGTGCTGGGCAACCTGGGCATGATGGCAGTGATTCAGGTCAGCTGTCACCTTCACactcccatgtactttttcctcagCCACTTGTCCTTTGTGGACTTTTGCTACTCCACCGTCATCGTGCCAAATGTGCTGTCCAGTATCTTAAACAAGGGCAAAGCCATCTCCTTCCTGGGATGCATGGTgcaattctatttcttttgtgcTTATGCAATCACTGAGGTCTTCCTTTTGGctgtgatggcctatgaccgcttcGTGGCCATCTGCAACCCACTGTTGTACACGGTCACCATGTCCCGGAATCTCTGTTTGGAGCTGGTGTCTTGTTGCTACCTGTGTGGGATGGTGTGTTCTCTGATCCACTTGTGTTTAGCTCTTGAGATCCCATCCTACAGATCAAATGTGATTGACCACTTCTTTTGCGATCTGCCCCCTCTCTTATCCCTTGCTTGCTCTGATGTCACTATGAATGAACTCATGGTGTTCATTGTGGCCACCTTCAATGAGATCACCACCCTATTGATCATCCTCACCTCCTACTTGCTAATTCTCATCACCATCCTGAGGATGCACTCTGCCGAGGGAAGGAGCAAAGCCTTTTCCACCTGTGCCTCCCACCTCACAGCCATCCTTGTCTTCCATGGAAC includes these proteins:
- the LOC125146551 gene encoding olfactory receptor 5L1-like; its protein translation is MGTGNCSSVTEFILLGFTEAPELRVALFSVFLLSYGVTVLGNLGMMAVIQVSCHLHTPMYFFLSHLSFVDFCYSTVIVPNVLSSILNKGKAISFLGCMVQFYFFCAYAITEVFLLAVMAYDRFVAICNPLLYTVTMSRNLCLELVSCCYLCGMVCSLIHLCLALEIPSYRSNVIDHFFCDLPPLLSLACSDVTMNELMVFIVATFNEITTLLIILTSYLLILITILRMHSAEGRSKAFSTCASHLTAILVFHGTILFTYCRPSSGNSVDTDKVATVFYTVVIPMLNPLIYSLRNKDVKEALKKVLGSRLPFEKLFS